In Firmicutes bacterium ASF500, a single genomic region encodes these proteins:
- the xerD_8 gene encoding Tyrosine recombinase XerD — protein sequence MRRKKNRFLDILESYVTEYMPYAAGLSGNTIRSYKDTFRLLLAYLQEEKGIKPHKVAFAELDYDTLTGFMDWLEQTRKCSVSTRNQRLTILAAFAAYAQNRDFDAASVFMNSIQKIPAKRTQSKPRTIFTMEEVALLLRLPDTSTDIGRRNQMILNLMYASGARAQEICDLRVRDVQFQKNLTRLTLTGKGNKVRRIVIAKSCAGMLKHYLDWRGISRDLNRYIFSSQTHEHMTVSCIEEIYKKHVAEAREQHPRMFLQSKYTPHTMRHTTATHMLEAGVPLMAIKNFLGHVSVATTERYAELSQTTTDKHIREWNRRWFWDADPADDSKRQTSPTDFLK from the coding sequence ATGAGACGTAAAAAGAACCGTTTTCTGGACATATTGGAGTCCTATGTTACCGAGTATATGCCCTATGCTGCCGGATTGAGCGGCAACACGATCCGGTCTTACAAAGATACATTCCGGCTGCTGCTGGCCTATCTTCAAGAGGAAAAGGGCATAAAGCCCCATAAGGTTGCCTTTGCGGAGTTGGACTATGACACGCTGACCGGGTTTATGGATTGGCTTGAGCAGACCAGAAAATGCTCCGTTTCGACCCGTAACCAGCGACTGACGATCCTGGCCGCGTTCGCCGCATACGCACAGAACCGGGATTTTGACGCCGCCTCTGTTTTTATGAACAGCATACAAAAAATCCCCGCCAAACGCACCCAATCCAAGCCCCGGACGATCTTTACGATGGAAGAAGTCGCTCTCCTGCTCCGGCTTCCGGATACCTCCACCGACATTGGGCGGCGGAACCAAATGATTTTGAATCTGATGTACGCCAGCGGAGCGCGGGCGCAGGAAATTTGTGATCTGCGTGTGCGGGATGTGCAATTCCAAAAGAATCTGACACGGCTGACCCTCACCGGAAAAGGAAACAAGGTTAGGCGGATCGTAATTGCGAAATCCTGCGCCGGTATGCTCAAGCACTACCTGGATTGGCGGGGCATCTCCCGTGACCTGAACCGCTATATCTTTTCCAGCCAGACTCATGAACATATGACCGTTTCCTGTATTGAGGAAATCTACAAAAAGCATGTTGCCGAGGCCAGAGAACAGCATCCAAGAATGTTTTTGCAGTCCAAATATACGCCACACACTATGCGCCATACCACCGCCACACATATGCTGGAAGCTGGTGTTCCCCTGATGGCGATTAAAAACTTCCTGGGCCATGTCTCTGTTGCTACGACAGAACGGTATGCCGAGCTCTCCCAAACTACTACCGACAAGCATATCCGGGAATGGAACCGGAGATGGTTTTGGGATGCTGATCCAGCCGATGATTCAAAGCGGCAGACCTCTCCCACAGATTTTTTGAAATGA
- the xerC_18 gene encoding Tyrosine recombinase XerC, producing MKEFLSPFQEELTDFLAMRKKTVGAETYAGDCRILGSFDRFFTAYGCMEKSVSEDVVNAWIQSLFASNARKTVADKVGYLRNFLKYLQYCGVPVFIPRVPKVAESYIPYIFSEDEIERIFAAADTLPLPKAPNANVLFQVKFPMILRMLYGCGFRIGELLQVRVGDIDFERGTVLLKNTKNKKQRLVPMHDSLSSMLCQYCTAMELTQNCDTFLFPGRLPGQHLTHSAVSQCFMAILKATGIYQEPQPHTRGQCLHNLRHLFAIKSFAQAEQAGRSAENSIPYLSVFLGHYDMDGTEKYLKFSSDMFPEYTALFEDYAASVFPEVAYET from the coding sequence TTGAAAGAATTTCTCAGTCCGTTTCAGGAAGAACTGACGGATTTTCTTGCGATGCGGAAAAAGACCGTGGGGGCGGAAACCTACGCTGGTGATTGCAGAATCCTGGGTTCCTTTGACCGGTTCTTCACCGCATATGGCTGTATGGAAAAATCTGTTTCAGAGGATGTAGTGAACGCCTGGATTCAAAGCCTGTTTGCCTCCAACGCAAGGAAAACTGTTGCCGACAAGGTGGGATACCTGCGGAATTTTCTGAAATATCTGCAATACTGCGGCGTTCCGGTATTTATCCCACGGGTTCCCAAAGTGGCGGAATCCTACATCCCGTATATCTTCTCCGAGGATGAAATAGAGCGGATATTCGCCGCTGCTGACACGCTTCCCCTGCCAAAAGCGCCAAACGCCAATGTTTTGTTTCAGGTGAAATTTCCTATGATCCTGCGGATGCTTTACGGCTGCGGTTTTCGGATTGGAGAGCTGCTCCAGGTTCGCGTTGGTGACATTGATTTTGAGCGAGGCACAGTGTTGCTGAAGAATACCAAAAATAAAAAGCAGCGGCTTGTCCCTATGCACGATTCTCTTTCGTCTATGCTCTGCCAATACTGCACAGCCATGGAGCTAACGCAGAACTGCGATACTTTCCTTTTTCCAGGCCGGCTTCCAGGTCAGCATCTGACACATAGCGCCGTATCGCAATGCTTCATGGCGATCCTGAAAGCAACGGGGATCTACCAGGAACCCCAACCCCACACAAGGGGGCAATGCCTGCATAACCTCCGGCACCTGTTTGCCATAAAGTCTTTTGCCCAAGCGGAACAGGCGGGACGCTCTGCGGAAAACTCCATCCCCTATTTGTCCGTATTTCTTGGACACTATGATATGGACGGAACGGAAAAATACTTGAAGTTCAGCAGCGATATGTTCCCGGAATATACGGCTCTGTTTGAGGACTATGCCGCCAGCGTGTTCCCGGAGGTGGCCTATGAGACGTAA
- the xerC_19 gene encoding Tyrosine recombinase XerC, producing MRREDIILETSLGRLLEAYADHCRRNGLREGSVQLYWKLAQRFLKGLEDAGVTGAADIGPHEVSCACLALKSNYYLSAIHTFLRFLAEEGYTQRDYSCIVPLFKRPQPMPPVYSEAEIRRIEAAVDRQGPHGKRDYAALLLATRLGIRGGDIATLTFEELDFKRNTICLTQQKTAAPLSLPMLPEIKAALLDYLEHERASSDSEYVFLSLKPPFSHISVQLLGKLTAAAIRSAGIVPGGRKCGPHAFRASLASSMVNDDVPYEVVRNTLGHTDVNAIKSYAKLDVERLRVYALAVPETTGYFAKFLSGGRENA from the coding sequence ATGCGGCGAGAGGACATCATTCTGGAAACCTCGCTGGGAAGGCTCCTGGAAGCTTATGCGGATCATTGCAGAAGGAATGGGCTTCGGGAAGGTAGTGTGCAGCTCTATTGGAAATTGGCCCAGCGTTTTCTGAAAGGGTTAGAGGATGCAGGGGTGACAGGAGCTGCGGATATTGGGCCGCATGAGGTTTCCTGTGCTTGCCTCGCTTTGAAAAGCAACTACTATCTGTCCGCTATCCATACATTTCTGCGGTTTCTCGCGGAGGAAGGATATACCCAGCGCGATTATTCCTGCATCGTGCCGCTTTTCAAACGGCCCCAGCCCATGCCCCCGGTATATTCGGAAGCAGAGATCCGGCGGATTGAGGCGGCAGTGGACAGGCAAGGGCCACACGGAAAGAGGGATTATGCCGCGCTGCTGCTGGCGACCCGTTTGGGGATTCGGGGCGGTGACATTGCCACCCTGACGTTTGAGGAATTGGATTTCAAAAGAAACACGATCTGCCTGACACAGCAGAAAACCGCTGCTCCATTGTCTTTGCCCATGCTGCCGGAAATCAAGGCGGCGCTTTTGGATTATCTTGAGCATGAACGAGCCTCCAGTGACAGTGAATACGTTTTTCTCAGCTTGAAGCCCCCATTCTCCCATATCTCGGTGCAGCTTTTGGGGAAACTGACAGCTGCCGCCATCCGTTCTGCCGGTATCGTACCGGGCGGACGCAAATGCGGCCCCCACGCATTTCGGGCATCGCTGGCCAGTTCCATGGTAAATGACGATGTTCCATATGAGGTCGTGAGAAACACCCTGGGGCATACCGATGTAAACGCAATCAAGAGCTATGCAAAGCTGGATGTAGAACGGCTCCGCGTCTATGCGCTTGCGGTTCCGGAGACGACCGGATATTTCGCAAAATTCCTTTCTGGCGGGAGGGAGAACGCTTGA
- the noc_7 gene encoding Nucleoid occlusion protein, whose amino-acid sequence MANENSKTPTQAKPQVIPLSKIHDLPNVFIAKPQDKSLGSMVLSIESSGIKEPVILRQRDDGEYQLLSGYRRRRASELAKKPDIPAHVYEMTMQEAIAYRKAVKNNPNAPIPGKLLEPVPDKDMTKSAEAPAAPGDKTKEDKSPAAPGEKPKEDKAPAAPGDTTKDDKTPAVPGDKTKNDKTPAAPGDTPKEDKAPAAPGEKPKEDKAPAAPGEKPKEDKTPAAPGEKPKEDKTPAAPGEKDTPTVAELEAQAKSGQPISLTDLANADKAEREAQKGGTVETDPPGQDKGEALTAAKEGPAGTAITQIFEKRLTAPDEAARKTLPTPKEGESYFITLHPAYLEKSSYNNFSVDVESENFKELLKSIELVGIKDPVLARFNEKGGLEILSGQRRHIAATMLNQAVPTIIQKIGDADAKIIVADGNLHRDKISSYDLSRALRMKMEGMKQKAGRRKKGFSANELQSDAKLAQEMGMTVSKLNRLIRMSEAIKGVCDLVDEGKLSISTAAEMSALKPKTQESVLHLLDLGYKTTTDRIIRMKKAEGEGKKLDEMELRKILDDKDIAPKQPEPVQQPEAPTTGAAPEPAGEPAPQPPIPASPDVPQTPDTPPAADIPPWEEPEKAPAPEQGAEPPAHDAPTLERDDDPFKGTQERPEVTKVILTGDRLRKYFPDVSMPPREIEESVYSALEERRQRQMKEQQKAAIFKKSGPTR is encoded by the coding sequence ATGGCAAATGAAAACAGCAAAACCCCGACCCAGGCGAAGCCCCAGGTGATCCCGCTGTCCAAAATCCATGACCTGCCCAACGTGTTCATCGCAAAGCCCCAGGACAAATCGCTGGGCAGTATGGTACTCAGCATTGAGAGCAGCGGCATCAAGGAGCCTGTCATTCTGCGCCAGCGGGACGACGGCGAGTATCAGCTCTTGTCCGGCTACCGCCGCCGCAGGGCCAGTGAGCTGGCGAAGAAGCCGGACATCCCCGCCCATGTCTATGAGATGACCATGCAGGAGGCCATCGCCTACCGCAAGGCGGTGAAGAACAACCCCAACGCTCCCATCCCCGGCAAGCTCCTTGAGCCTGTCCCCGATAAGGATATGACCAAGAGTGCAGAGGCCCCCGCCGCCCCTGGCGATAAGACCAAGGAGGACAAAAGCCCTGCCGCCCCCGGTGAGAAGCCCAAGGAGGACAAGGCCCCTGCCGCTCCCGGCGATACGACCAAGGACGACAAGACCCCCGCCGTCCCTGGCGATAAGACCAAGAACGACAAGACCCCTGCCGCCCCCGGCGATACGCCCAAGGAGGACAAGGCCCCTGCCGCCCCCGGCGAGAAACCCAAGGAGGACAAGGCCCCCGCCGCTCCCGGCGAGAAGCCCAAGGAGGACAAGACCCCCGCCGCTCCCGGCGAGAAGCCCAAGGAGGACAAGACCCCTGCCGCCCCCGGTGAAAAGGATACACCTACCGTTGCCGAGCTGGAAGCCCAAGCGAAGTCCGGCCAACCCATTTCCCTGACTGACCTCGCCAATGCTGACAAAGCGGAGCGAGAGGCCCAAAAAGGCGGTACGGTAGAGACAGACCCTCCCGGTCAGGATAAGGGCGAAGCCCTGACCGCCGCCAAGGAGGGACCTGCCGGGACTGCTATCACGCAGATTTTTGAGAAGCGCCTCACGGCCCCTGACGAGGCGGCGCGGAAAACTCTGCCCACCCCGAAAGAGGGCGAGTCCTATTTCATCACCCTCCACCCGGCCTATCTGGAGAAATCCAGCTACAACAATTTTTCCGTGGATGTTGAAAGCGAGAACTTCAAGGAGCTTTTGAAATCCATTGAATTGGTGGGCATCAAAGACCCGGTGCTGGCCCGGTTCAACGAAAAGGGCGGGCTGGAAATCCTGTCCGGCCAGCGCCGCCATATTGCTGCCACCATGCTCAATCAGGCCGTTCCCACCATTATCCAGAAAATTGGCGACGCGGACGCCAAGATCATTGTGGCGGACGGCAACCTGCACCGGGACAAAATTTCCAGCTATGACCTGTCCCGCGCCCTGCGGATGAAGATGGAGGGCATGAAGCAGAAGGCGGGCCGCAGAAAGAAAGGCTTTTCCGCAAATGAGCTGCAAAGCGACGCGAAGCTGGCGCAGGAAATGGGCATGACCGTCTCCAAGCTCAACCGCCTGATCCGTATGTCGGAGGCAATCAAGGGCGTGTGCGACCTGGTTGACGAGGGCAAGCTCTCCATTTCCACCGCAGCCGAAATGTCCGCGCTGAAGCCCAAGACGCAGGAATCCGTTCTGCACCTGCTTGACCTGGGCTATAAGACCACCACTGACCGCATTATCCGCATGAAAAAAGCCGAGGGCGAGGGCAAGAAGCTGGACGAAATGGAATTGCGGAAGATTTTGGACGATAAGGACATCGCGCCCAAGCAGCCGGAGCCGGTACAGCAGCCGGAGGCCCCCACGACCGGCGCGGCCCCGGAACCCGCTGGCGAACCGGCTCCCCAGCCGCCTATCCCTGCCTCTCCCGATGTTCCCCAGACCCCGGACACGCCCCCCGCCGCAGACATTCCCCCGTGGGAGGAGCCGGAAAAAGCTCCCGCCCCGGAGCAGGGCGCTGAACCGCCCGCCCATGATGCTCCCACCCTGGAGAGGGATGACGACCCGTTCAAGGGGACGCAGGAGCGGCCCGAAGTGACCAAGGTGATTTTGACCGGGGACCGCCTCCGCAAGTATTTCCCCGATGTGTCCATGCCCCCCCGTGAGATTGAGGAAAGCGTGTACTCGGCGCTGGAGGAACGCCGCCAGCGGCAGATGAAAGAGCAGCAGAAAGCGGCGATTTTCAAGAAAAGCGGTCCGACCCGGTGA
- a CDS encoding IS4 family transposase IS1675 has protein sequence MKNTGGALKERLLSIIGAMGEHPERYAKNPGKDFTRRRSLTLPTLISLILTMDEKSMWKGLLGYFQNGIGTPSASAFVQQRKKLLPQAFEDLFHRFTDSLTAGKKFQGYRLLAVDGTSLKSMSYPEDSDAYRPGTQRQHGWNLYHLNALFDLENGIYTDVLVQKEHTKSEDAALCEMAERSAGSEPVILLADRGYEAYNNFAHLEQAGWKYLIRLKDRNRTYAYGVTLPDQPEFDLPVHITLGRLTRRQLEQRGIPIPEAYCRLPNNVPFDYLEPGSAGFYLFSARIVRLRLKDGSMETFITNLNQTQFSLATLRRLYARRWGIETSFRQLKYTVGMVHLHSKRPELILQEIFSAFIIFNFTKAAAWEVDTAWGSSKYKRCVNFSDAVYLCCQTLRGWFLDMLPLLERKLLPCRPDRNFPRPIIADNRISPMYVPSR, from the coding sequence ATGAAGAACACGGGCGGAGCGTTGAAGGAAAGACTGTTATCCATAATCGGAGCAATGGGGGAGCACCCGGAGCGGTATGCAAAGAACCCGGGCAAGGACTTTACCCGGCGGCGGTCGCTGACGTTGCCCACGCTGATCAGCCTCATCCTGACCATGGACGAAAAAAGTATGTGGAAGGGGCTGCTGGGATATTTTCAGAACGGGATCGGCACTCCATCGGCGTCCGCATTTGTTCAGCAGCGGAAAAAGCTGCTGCCTCAGGCGTTTGAGGACTTGTTCCACCGTTTTACCGACTCCCTGACCGCCGGGAAAAAGTTCCAGGGCTACCGCTTGCTGGCCGTTGACGGCACCTCCCTAAAGTCCATGTCGTATCCCGAAGATTCAGATGCCTACCGGCCCGGCACACAGCGGCAGCATGGCTGGAATCTGTATCATCTCAACGCGCTGTTCGACCTGGAAAACGGGATTTATACCGATGTACTGGTGCAGAAGGAGCACACCAAAAGCGAGGACGCGGCTTTGTGTGAAATGGCGGAGCGTTCTGCGGGATCGGAGCCTGTGATCCTGCTGGCTGACCGGGGTTATGAGGCGTACAACAATTTCGCCCATTTGGAGCAAGCCGGCTGGAAGTACCTGATCCGCCTCAAGGATCGGAACCGGACATACGCTTACGGGGTCACGCTGCCCGACCAGCCCGAATTCGACCTGCCGGTGCATATCACCTTGGGACGGCTGACCCGGCGGCAGTTGGAGCAGCGGGGCATCCCCATACCGGAAGCGTACTGCCGTCTCCCCAACAATGTGCCCTTTGATTATTTGGAACCTGGCAGTGCCGGTTTCTATCTGTTTTCTGCCAGAATTGTGCGTTTGAGGCTGAAAGACGGAAGTATGGAGACATTCATCACTAATTTGAACCAGACCCAATTCTCTCTGGCGACGCTTCGGCGTCTTTATGCCAGGCGCTGGGGAATTGAAACATCTTTCCGGCAGTTAAAGTATACTGTGGGCATGGTTCACCTCCATTCCAAGCGGCCCGAACTGATCCTTCAAGAGATATTTTCCGCCTTTATCATCTTCAACTTTACAAAGGCCGCTGCCTGGGAAGTGGATACCGCATGGGGCAGCTCCAAATATAAACGCTGCGTCAATTTTTCTGATGCGGTTTATCTCTGTTGCCAAACTTTGCGGGGCTGGTTCCTTGACATGCTGCCTCTCTTGGAACGAAAACTCCTGCCCTGCCGACCAGACCGCAACTTCCCACGTCCCATCATTGCCGATAACCGCATTTCCCCCATGTATGTCCCCTCTCGATAA
- the bpsA gene encoding N(4)-bis(aminopropyl)spermidine synthase has protein sequence MLLDNALEIVKNIPEIVDYVDLLLYHRPVPHREYDQIYMKARYMLQQVGDVWPALSGKNVVFLGDGDGMSLLFTLLSTKYSIGIKSMSILDFDERILHSLKEIEVSQNLTCSISYYLYNIINPVNYTLQGKYNYFYINPPYGSKNNGLSCIMWLHRCMDLCSSNAEGCIIVPFDDMFPWTIKSTTAIIEFLNLSGFEITNIKRNVHQYHLGDNPSLKSSMIQVKRIKPHQSEYHAQKFPLNMCLNLYGSPRAIPQYIYIDKGNPLGNADFNWEYGDISNFLSGKPL, from the coding sequence ATGTTATTAGATAATGCCTTGGAAATTGTCAAGAATATTCCAGAAATTGTTGATTACGTTGATTTGTTGCTTTATCATAGACCTGTTCCGCATCGTGAGTATGACCAAATATATATGAAAGCACGATATATGTTGCAACAGGTTGGCGATGTCTGGCCTGCATTGTCTGGTAAGAATGTGGTTTTTCTTGGTGATGGCGATGGAATGAGCCTATTATTTACTTTGTTGTCTACGAAATATTCTATAGGTATAAAGAGTATGTCAATATTAGATTTTGATGAACGCATTCTTCATTCGCTTAAAGAAATAGAAGTATCTCAGAATCTAACCTGCTCAATATCTTACTATTTATATAATATAATTAATCCTGTGAATTATACTCTACAGGGGAAATACAATTATTTCTATATTAACCCACCCTATGGATCTAAGAATAATGGCCTAAGTTGTATCATGTGGCTTCACCGTTGCATGGATTTATGCTCTAGCAATGCAGAGGGGTGCATTATTGTTCCTTTTGATGATATGTTTCCTTGGACAATAAAAAGCACTACAGCTATTATTGAATTTTTGAATCTTTCCGGTTTTGAAATTACTAACATAAAGAGGAATGTGCATCAGTATCACTTGGGAGATAATCCATCTTTAAAATCATCCATGATCCAGGTTAAGCGGATAAAGCCTCACCAGTCTGAATATCATGCACAAAAGTTCCCATTGAATATGTGCTTAAACTTATATGGTTCTCCCCGTGCAATACCGCAATATATTTATATTGACAAAGGGAATCCTCTCGGTAACGCTGATTTTAATTGGGAGTATGGCGACATTTCAAACTTCTTATCAGGAAAACCTCTTTGA